Proteins encoded by one window of Rhodamnia argentea isolate NSW1041297 chromosome 6, ASM2092103v1, whole genome shotgun sequence:
- the LOC115746087 gene encoding uncharacterized protein LOC115746087: MAMTLAEQEGGDGRRRKRKRADSRRKLVAGDKVEVRSEEDGLLGSWHSATVTRCDDQIREVQYNRILNDDGSGELTEVLHVSPLLDGRYPGDVDQKSCRGYIRPSPPVVVFGPWDLPYGWCVDVYHENAWWEGVVFDNKDGSEKRNVFFPDLGDEQFTAIGDIRITQDWDESTCHWRSRGFWSFLQMTKALEEEWPLPVSVKQIWYDLREKWGLDRTIDWTSRDESLWKKLVLEVINENLEIVLRDVLPLLDSASDLIEEDCPVFELPALAVNVEMLPKGDTDDPRSILPVDEPSVVERADQDTNLTDMVNRVVDDVDETAARFHSSGFSVKPGQEVRDPDIMDSFMVHGVPIMNPYDEQELSWDSKGPSMLPEALPLAPFNPERNSCNISRITAKASSTMNSNQNSDTTSDSTGRNSGNWLPLGPDLLPGAQFCPDAVVNYVKVGGRHATDSLVMNVRKHLSSLGWEMQCTRRGGPLRVRYMSPHGKCYYSLLRVCQDVMEKNGEFLSLTSEDADKSVVSSPIDLAMSLPSQDHSSCGPNSAIPFDVQPIYCPQAVVDYYMLQLQKGGPSYRSNAACELRVKVKMHLLAVGWTFCQVYKGGRFHKQYVSPSGSPYFSLRIACKRCMNDNVLKTAKTSNQMDCESSSNKLPSLVGNLDIQKTSGEKHFDRRKI; encoded by the exons ATGGCGATGACGCTCGCGGAGCAGGAGGGTGGTGATGGCAGGAGGAGAAAGCGCAAGAGGGCGGACTCCAGGAGGAAGCTTGTCGCTGGTGATAAAGTGGAG GTAAGGAGCGAGGAGGACGGCCTTCTGGGTTCTTGGCACTCAGCAACGGTCACTAGATGTGACGATCAAATACGGGAGGTTCAGTACAATCGTATTTTAAATGATGATGGCTCCGGTGAGCTCACCGAAGTTTTGCATGTTTCGCCGCTCCTTGATGGCCGATACCCTGGTGATGTTGACCAAAAAAGTTGTCGGGGTTATATAAGGCCTTCGCCTCCGGTTGTGGTATTTGGTCCATGGGACCTTCCTTATGGGTGGTGCGTGGATGTTTATCACGAGAACGCTTGGTGGGAAGGAGTCGTATTTGACAATAAGGATGGCTCAGAGAAAAGAAATGTTTTCTTCCCAGATTTAGGTGATGAACAGTTTACCGCAATCGGGGACATACGCATTACTCAGGATTGGGATGAGAGCACATGCCATTGGCGGAGTCGTGGCTTCTGGTCATTTCTTCAGATGACAAAAGCCCTTGAGGAAGAGTGGCCCCTCCCTGTTTCTGTGAAGCAAATTTGGTATGACTTGCGAGAGAAATGGGGCCTTGACAGGACGATCGATTGGACTTCTCGTGATGAATCACTGTGGAAGAAGCTGGTGCTTGAAGTCATTAATGAAAATCTTGAAATAGTCTTAAGGGATGTTTTACCCCTTTTGGACTCTGCAAGTGACCTAATAGAAGAAGACTGTCCTGTTTTTGAGTTACCAGCATTGGCTGTGAATGTTGAAATGCTTCCCAAGGGAGATACGGATGATCCTCGTTCTATCCTGCCTGTTGATGAGCCATCAGTTGTGGAAAGAGCTGATCAAGACACTAATTTGACCGACATGGTAAATCGCGTTGTAGATGATGTCGATGAAACTGCTGCCAGATTTCATAGCTCAGGTTTCAGTGTTAAACCTGGTCAAGAGGTGCGTGATCCGGATATAATGGATTCTTTCATGGTACATGGTGTGCCAATCATGAATCCTTATGATGAACAAGAACTTTCTTGGGACAGCAAAGGGCCTTCTATGTTACCTGAGGCTTTACCCCTGGCACCCTTTAATCCAGAAAGGAATTCTTGCAACATTTCTCGAATCACTGCTAAAGCTTCTTCTACAATGAACTCCAACCAAAACTCTGACACTACATCCGATTCAACAGGCAGGAACTCCGGAAACTGGCTACCTCTTGGTCCTGATTTGCTTCCAGGAGCTCAGTTCTGCCCTGATGCTGTTGTTAATTATGTGAAGGTAGGAGGAAGACATGCTACAGATTCTCTGGTAATGAATGTTAGAAAACATCTTTCATCTTTGGGGTGGGAAATGCAGTGCACGAGAAGAGGGGGTCCACTCAGAGTAAGATACATGTCTCCTCATGGGAAATGTTACTATTCTCTTCTGCGAGTCTGCCAGGATGTAATGGAGAAGAATGGAGAGTTTTTATCACTTACATCTGAAGATGCTGACAAGAGCGTGGTTAGTTCACCTATAGATCTGGCAATGTCTTTACCTTCACAAGATCACAGCAGTTGTGGCCCTAATTCTGCCATCCCATTTGATGTTCAACCTATCTACTGTCCTCAAGCTGTTGTTGACTACTACATGCTTCAATTACAGAAGGGAGGTCCCAGCTACCGTAGCAACGCTGCATGTGAACTGAGAGTGAAGGTCAAGATGCACCTCTTAGCAGTTGGATGGACATTCTGTCAGGTGTATAAGGGAGGAAGGTTTCACAAGCAGTATGTTTCACCCAGTGGAAGCCCTTATTTTTCACTTCGAATAGCCTGCAAACGTTGCATGAACGATAATGTGCTGAAAACTGCAAAAACCAGCAACCAAATGGACTGTGAGTCATCGAGCAACAAACTTCCGTCTCTAGTTGGCAATCTAGACATTCAGAAAACCTCG GGAGAAAAACATTTCGATCGAAGAAAAATCTAG